From Paenibacillus polymyxa, the proteins below share one genomic window:
- a CDS encoding nucleotidyltransferase family protein, translating to MTTKSILELANWNEDQELTLLLSLLRKDVNLWQNTMTASQLQEIDWSRLLRLTEHHRVIPTVYLQLKTLNHPFIPAELLRNLQAQYHRNTLRMLHLQAEAERLTRLLTAHGIRVLMLKGPALAQQLYGDVSLRTSKDIDLLIAPNDMDEAEHWMKEAGYASKSGEARVLGSWKWKDHHASFLQPQKRVEVELHWRLHPDGGREPSFDELWDCRQMDKAPAVRASQMAPATSADSRNVTTSCMYTLGSEHQFLYLSAHGARHGWFRLRWLVDIDRLAVRAVDWGALLPQMRRYGGLPAGGQAWALAAALFGTPIPEPMRPISATRQAHRLALSALAFMQASVPAPYPVANGAGTGRLVQPELLPNVALTESMNTAPSDGGISANGTSGEAVLYAVSSAAGISKDASSILGDPVNTVNTAVSSLAKPVGAATVASSPAIAGATTTAFTPQPVSRAYLLSLKEPRHRLWYLISRVFPSTRDSVICPLPRQLHFLYIPLRPFLWLKRRFSKH from the coding sequence ATGACCACCAAGTCTATTTTGGAACTTGCGAATTGGAATGAGGATCAAGAATTAACGTTGTTACTCTCTCTACTTCGTAAAGACGTCAATCTATGGCAGAATACGATGACTGCTTCCCAGTTGCAGGAGATCGATTGGTCCCGCTTGCTGCGTCTGACAGAACACCATCGTGTGATACCTACGGTGTATCTCCAGCTGAAAACGTTGAATCACCCGTTCATTCCCGCAGAATTGCTGCGAAACCTTCAGGCGCAATATCATCGAAACACGCTGCGCATGCTCCATCTTCAAGCAGAAGCCGAGCGTCTGACCAGGCTGCTCACAGCTCATGGAATCCGTGTGCTGATGTTGAAGGGTCCTGCTCTGGCGCAGCAATTGTACGGGGATGTTTCCCTGCGTACCTCTAAAGACATTGATTTACTTATTGCCCCGAATGACATGGATGAAGCGGAGCACTGGATGAAGGAAGCTGGGTATGCGTCCAAAAGCGGAGAAGCGCGCGTCCTTGGTAGCTGGAAGTGGAAGGATCATCATGCCTCCTTCCTACAACCGCAAAAGAGGGTCGAAGTCGAGTTGCACTGGCGGCTTCACCCGGATGGGGGGCGGGAGCCCTCCTTTGACGAGCTTTGGGACTGCCGGCAAATGGATAAAGCCCCAGCAGTTCGAGCCAGTCAGATGGCACCAGCGACTTCTGCCGACAGCAGGAATGTGACGACATCCTGTATGTATACGCTTGGCAGCGAGCATCAATTTCTGTACCTCAGCGCACACGGAGCGCGTCACGGCTGGTTCAGGCTGCGCTGGTTGGTTGATATTGACAGGCTTGCGGTACGCGCTGTCGATTGGGGGGCGCTACTGCCGCAAATGCGCCGTTACGGAGGCCTGCCCGCGGGCGGGCAGGCTTGGGCACTGGCCGCTGCGCTGTTCGGTACGCCGATCCCGGAGCCGATGCGTCCGATATCGGCTACCCGGCAGGCGCACAGGCTTGCGCTGAGCGCGCTGGCTTTTATGCAGGCCAGCGTCCCTGCGCCGTACCCGGTTGCCAATGGGGCGGGTACAGGCAGACTCGTTCAGCCAGAGCTATTGCCTAACGTAGCTTTGACCGAGTCAATGAATACCGCCCCTTCGGATGGCGGTATTTCAGCTAACGGAACCTCGGGCGAAGCTGTTCTGTACGCCGTCAGTAGTGCTGCTGGCATATCGAAAGATGCCAGCAGCATCCTTGGTGACCCGGTGAATACAGTGAACACTGCTGTAAGTAGCCTTGCCAAGCCTGTAGGTGCTGCTACAGTCGCCTCCAGTCCAGCCATTGCTGGAGCTACAACAACAGCGTTTACCCCTCAGCCGGTTAGCCGCGCTTACTTGCTTTCCTTAAAGGAGCCAAGGCACAGACTATGGTATCTCATCAGCCGTGTGTTTCCTTCTACGAGGGATTCAGTCATTTGCCCACTGCCTCGCCAGCTGCATTTTTTGTATATTCCTTTACGTCCATTTCTTTGGCTAAAACGTCGATTTTCAAAGCACTAA
- a CDS encoding lasso peptide biosynthesis B2 protein, which translates to MRIQRLLLLSPEVRRLLPEAWLELGCARFRQRRSFGDYSEAWGICMEETSWQCEVGQEKSIRHISQAVDVASRYTPWRSSCLVQAAAAMTLLVRRKLDCTLYLGTAKNAAGQLAAHAWVRSGPIYVTGEREMGAFTVVGIFGRRAGTATNTRTADKGSSLF; encoded by the coding sequence ATGCGGATACAACGGCTTCTTCTCTTGTCTCCAGAGGTCAGGAGATTGTTGCCGGAAGCCTGGCTGGAGCTGGGATGCGCGAGATTTCGCCAGCGTCGTTCTTTTGGAGATTACTCAGAGGCTTGGGGAATATGTATGGAAGAAACCTCTTGGCAGTGCGAGGTCGGGCAGGAGAAGTCTATCCGTCACATTTCACAAGCTGTGGATGTAGCCAGCCGTTATACTCCTTGGCGCAGTAGCTGTCTTGTACAAGCCGCTGCCGCTATGACGTTGCTGGTACGCAGAAAACTGGACTGTACACTGTATCTGGGCACAGCCAAAAATGCTGCGGGACAATTGGCAGCACATGCATGGGTACGGAGTGGGCCGATCTATGTTACGGGAGAACGGGAGATGGGAGCGTTTACCGTGGTGGGAATATTCGGGAGACGTGCTGGGACAGCTACAAATACGAGGACAGCGGATAAAGGCAGTTCTCTGTTTTAG
- a CDS encoding dephospho-CoA kinase, translated as MSPIAHDRSAHNSWVKYTAFGLRIASELTLPELIPAEPGLVEDVVIRQVDLSAWRDQLEQANFVMQGERFMFLIPGTAIYAIRGGKEIEVSMLPRADPDTVRLFVLGTCMGVLLLQKRVLPIHGSAVVIGGRVYAFVGESGTGKSTLAAAFRQAGYQMISDDVIAINVTASAAIVYPAYPQQKLGLESLLQLEALRENKYVRQRKHVLSLTDGNPVRTQYQDLRRIAGELNKYAVPAVDEFYNDPLPLGGVFELVSDSPNRESMREGEPVVVTEQPLNKLECLHTLLQHTYRRAIIPRMGLGEWYFDTAARMARKVEGWRLLRDSSFFTASEVVQRVLELIHKEEKSYGSH; from the coding sequence GTGAGTCCTATCGCGCATGACAGGAGTGCCCATAACAGTTGGGTGAAATATACAGCCTTTGGACTCAGGATTGCCAGTGAGCTGACTCTGCCTGAGTTGATCCCAGCAGAACCGGGATTGGTAGAGGATGTGGTCATCCGGCAGGTTGATTTGTCAGCATGGAGGGACCAACTGGAGCAGGCCAATTTTGTAATGCAGGGTGAACGCTTTATGTTCCTAATACCGGGCACGGCCATTTATGCCATCAGGGGAGGCAAGGAAATCGAGGTAAGTATGTTGCCAAGGGCTGATCCTGACACCGTGCGGTTGTTTGTACTGGGCACATGCATGGGTGTTCTACTGTTGCAAAAACGGGTTTTACCTATTCACGGAAGTGCGGTCGTCATCGGAGGTCGGGTCTATGCATTTGTAGGTGAATCCGGCACGGGAAAATCGACGCTGGCTGCTGCCTTTAGACAGGCTGGCTATCAGATGATCAGTGATGATGTGATTGCTATAAACGTGACAGCTTCCGCAGCCATCGTATATCCGGCATATCCGCAGCAGAAGCTGGGACTGGAAAGCTTGCTTCAATTGGAGGCATTACGGGAGAACAAGTATGTACGGCAAAGAAAGCATGTTCTTTCCCTAACTGACGGTAATCCTGTAAGGACACAATACCAAGATTTGCGTAGGATTGCAGGTGAGCTCAATAAATATGCCGTGCCTGCTGTGGACGAATTTTATAACGATCCGCTTCCCCTGGGCGGTGTATTCGAGCTTGTGAGCGATTCTCCCAACCGTGAGTCGATGCGTGAAGGGGAGCCAGTGGTGGTTACGGAACAGCCCTTGAACAAACTGGAGTGCTTGCATACATTACTACAGCATACATATCGTAGGGCGATCATTCCGCGAATGGGTTTGGGTGAATGGTATTTTGATACAGCGGCTCGGATGGCTCGGAAAGTGGAAGGCTGGCGGCTGCTTAGGGACAGCTCCTTCTTTACGGCGTCCGAGGTTGTACAACGTGTACTTGAACTCATTCATAAGGAGGAAAAGAGTTATGGCAGCCATTAA
- a CDS encoding lasso peptide biosynthesis PqqD family chaperone, giving the protein MAAINPAKDHYRITYSEEVYVSDMDGEKVMMSIHTGKYYNLGFTGGRIWELAEFSPSIEDIVTVLTNEYEVDEEQCRQQVHTFVAELEREGLLRLLRELN; this is encoded by the coding sequence ATGGCAGCCATTAATCCAGCTAAGGATCATTATCGCATCACGTATAGTGAAGAGGTCTATGTAAGTGATATGGACGGAGAAAAAGTGATGATGAGTATTCATACGGGAAAGTATTATAATTTGGGCTTCACAGGAGGACGGATCTGGGAATTGGCAGAATTCAGCCCTTCAATTGAAGATATTGTAACTGTCCTGACGAATGAATATGAAGTGGACGAGGAACAGTGCAGACAGCAGGTGCATACCTTTGTAGCTGAATTGGAGCGGGAAGGATTGCTGAGGCTCCTGCGGGAGTTGAACTAA
- a CDS encoding paeninodin family lasso peptide: MSKKEWQEPTIEVLDINQTMAGKGWKQIDWVSDHDADLYNPS; the protein is encoded by the coding sequence ATGAGTAAAAAAGAATGGCAGGAACCGACGATTGAGGTGCTGGATATTAACCAGACTATGGCGGGTAAAGGCTGGAAACAGATTGATTGGGTGTCAGACCATGATGCCGATCTGTATAATCCGAGCTAA
- a CDS encoding asparagine synthase-related protein, which translates to MSAIAGIYRFGHESVYAEEGEKMMQTLQKYPADRVCAWCEGSIFLGCHAQHVTPESVHERLPFYDELRDLAITADAIIDNRSELFERLAVEQGRRIDITDSELILLAYDKWGVDAAGYLIGDFAFVIWDAKKHRLYGARDMTGNRTLYTYQHDGGFAFSTVVAPLLVLSSLRKELHEPWLAEFLSIRAMQESVDIGTTAYKHINQLPPAHWFTMEEGKQSLCKYACLDEVEPLRLKTGGEYIEAFREVFSQAVTARLRTHRAVGAALSGGLDSGAVASFAAPALHLQHKPLHAYSYVPVQDFTDWTPPTLLANERSYIQSTARYVGNIHENYMDFEGKSPFSEIDIWLELMEAPYKYFENSFWIRGFYEKAQEHNVGVLLTGARGNFTVSWGPALDYYARQFRRLHWLQSWQGVRRYSKLTGSRMSHLLPVMLKKATSLDARTWWGRGKQSPIPSLIHPEFAKRMNVEDIPVLSGTGWRKNADQTRKEKFSNLAIANKNGVMATKLSLRYGLWERDPTGDSRVIRFCLSVPFEQYVQNGRDRALIRKAMRDHLPDDVRLNQRVRGVQPADWLHRMLPCWDTFMGELQVMCHDLRAAEYLNMDYIKTAMAKYRHPRPDQASDPNIRLFMHSLIVYRFLCGLN; encoded by the coding sequence GTGAGTGCAATTGCCGGAATCTATAGATTTGGGCATGAGTCTGTATATGCTGAAGAAGGCGAAAAAATGATGCAAACTCTGCAAAAATATCCCGCTGACCGCGTGTGCGCTTGGTGTGAAGGTTCCATTTTTTTGGGATGTCATGCCCAGCATGTGACCCCAGAATCTGTTCATGAGCGTCTTCCCTTTTATGATGAGCTAAGAGATTTGGCCATCACGGCCGATGCGATCATTGACAACCGTTCTGAGCTGTTTGAACGACTAGCAGTTGAGCAGGGGCGGCGGATAGATATCACGGACAGCGAGCTGATTTTACTGGCATACGACAAATGGGGTGTTGATGCAGCAGGTTATCTGATAGGTGATTTTGCCTTTGTCATTTGGGATGCCAAGAAACATCGGTTATATGGTGCTAGAGATATGACAGGCAATCGTACGCTGTACACCTACCAACATGACGGAGGATTTGCGTTTAGCACGGTAGTCGCTCCGCTATTGGTTCTTTCCTCTCTGCGAAAAGAACTGCATGAACCATGGCTGGCCGAATTCTTATCTATCCGTGCAATGCAGGAATCCGTCGATATCGGGACAACCGCCTACAAGCATATCAACCAGCTGCCTCCTGCACATTGGTTCACTATGGAAGAGGGAAAGCAATCGCTCTGTAAATATGCATGTCTGGATGAGGTAGAGCCGTTGCGGCTCAAAACAGGCGGCGAATACATAGAAGCTTTCCGCGAGGTATTCTCCCAGGCGGTAACTGCCCGATTACGGACGCATCGCGCTGTAGGGGCTGCCCTGAGTGGGGGATTGGATTCCGGAGCGGTTGCCAGCTTTGCCGCGCCAGCGCTGCACTTACAACACAAGCCGCTACATGCCTACAGCTATGTACCTGTTCAAGATTTTACAGATTGGACACCACCTACATTGCTGGCAAATGAACGCAGCTATATTCAGTCCACGGCTCGCTATGTGGGTAATATTCATGAAAATTATATGGATTTTGAGGGGAAAAGCCCGTTTTCTGAAATTGATATTTGGCTGGAGTTGATGGAGGCTCCCTACAAATATTTTGAAAACTCCTTCTGGATTAGAGGTTTTTATGAGAAAGCACAGGAACATAATGTCGGAGTTCTGTTGACTGGGGCACGCGGCAACTTTACCGTTTCGTGGGGGCCTGCACTTGACTATTATGCCCGTCAGTTTCGCCGTTTGCATTGGCTGCAATCTTGGCAGGGAGTGAGGCGGTATAGCAAGCTTACAGGCAGTCGTATGTCTCATTTACTGCCCGTGATGTTGAAAAAAGCCACCTCACTTGACGCTCGCACATGGTGGGGACGTGGCAAGCAAAGTCCGATTCCTTCACTGATTCACCCAGAGTTTGCCAAGCGGATGAATGTAGAAGATATTCCCGTATTGAGTGGAACTGGCTGGAGGAAAAATGCCGATCAGACAAGAAAAGAGAAGTTTTCAAATTTGGCGATTGCTAACAAAAATGGTGTCATGGCGACCAAACTTTCACTCCGTTATGGCCTGTGGGAACGTGATCCGACCGGGGACAGCCGTGTCATTCGCTTTTGCTTATCGGTACCTTTTGAACAATATGTACAAAATGGCCGGGACCGTGCCCTCATTCGTAAAGCTATGCGTGATCATCTCCCCGATGATGTTCGGTTGAACCAGCGAGTACGCGGCGTACAGCCTGCGGATTGGCTACATCGTATGCTTCCTTGCTGGGACACGTTTATGGGAGAGCTGCAAGTGATGTGTCATGATTTACGAGCTGCCGAATATCTCAATATGGACTACATTAAGACGGCTATGGCGAAATACCGACATCCCCGTCCGGACCAGGCATCCGATCCGAATATACGACTATTCATGCACAGCCTGATCGTGTACCGTTTTCTCTGTGGTTTGAACTGA